Proteins co-encoded in one Brassica oleracea var. oleracea cultivar TO1000 chromosome C4, BOL, whole genome shotgun sequence genomic window:
- the LOC106338623 gene encoding uncharacterized protein LOC106338623, protein MHEIVYLNEEKVIPKSLVQSKREDGMWYFDNGASNHMKGERLYFSEINESIKGKVKFRDGSCVNINGKGSILFETKTGEHRLLTDIYYIPDLRSNILSLRQATEQGCDVRMRDNYLTLTYPNGRLLAKVLRLLNRLYKLRLEVGRPACLHTRMEEDTWRWHARFGHISFKTIRSMATQEMVHGLPEIQDEKECWNWKGANKEEQINPGMSRMS, encoded by the coding sequence ACCTTAATGAAGAGAAGGTCATACCGAAGTCACTGGTACAAAGCAAACGAGAAGATGGAATGTGGTACTTCGATAATGGAGCAAGTAACCATATGAAGGGCGAGAGATTATACTTCTCTGAAATTAATGAAAGCATCAAAGGAAAGGTGAAGTTCAGAGATGGTTCGTGTGTCAACATCAATGGCAAAGGGTCGATACTGTTTGAAACAAAGACAGGGGAACATAGACTCTTGACCGACATATACTACATTCCAGACCTAAGGAGCAATATATTGAGCTTGAGACAAGCTACTGAACAAGGATGTGATGTTAGGATGAGGGATAACTACCTAACACTGACATACCCTAATGGAAGACTACTGGCGAAAGTGTTAAGGTTGCTTAACCGGTTGTACAAGTTGCGACTTGAAGTTGGTAGACCAGCATGTTTGCACACGAGAATGGAAGAAGATACTTGGAGATGGCATGCTAGGTTCGGACACATTAGTTTCAAAACTATAAGGTCCATGGCAACACAAGAGATGGTACACGGGTTGCCGGAGATTCAAGATGAGAAGGAGTGTTGGAATTGGAAGGGAGCTAACAAGGAAGAACAGATCAATCCTGGTATGTCTCGGATGTCATAG